The Halogranum gelatinilyticum genome contains the following window.
GCCGAGAGGGCAAGGCCATCGTGCTCGTCTCGTCGAATCTCACCGAAGTGCAGGGGCTGTCGGACCGCCTCGCCGTGATGCACGACGGCGAAATCATGGACGTCGTCGACCCGGCGACCGTGACCGAAGAACAGATCGGCCTGCTGATGGCCGGTGAGCACATCGACGGCGGCGAACGTGCCGCCGTGACGACGGACGGAGGGAACCGATGAGCGGGAGTGACTCCCAGGGCGGCGTCAAGGGCGCGCTCGAACGGCTCGTCGGTCTCTCGGGCGTCGAACGGCTCCTCATCAGCGTGGCCGCGCTCGTGCTCGCCGTCCTCGTCGGCGGCGCGCTCGTGCTCGTCTCCGGCCGCGTCGCGACCTGTGAGGCCGCCGCGGCGACGTACTTCGGCGTCGGCTTCTGTTACGACCCGATTCAGGTGTATCTCGTACTGTTCAACGGGGCACTCGGCGGTCTGTTCGCGCTGAACGACCCGGCGGTCTTCAACCCCAACTGGAGCCTGTTCAACTTCGGACTCGCGCTGACGCTGAAGGAGACGACGCTGCTCGTCTTCACCGGTCTCTCGGTCGCCGTCGCGTTCCGCGCCGGTCTCTTCAACATCGGGACGCAGGGCCAGCTCCTCATCGGCGCGCTCACCACGGGCATCGTCGTCTTCTACGCCTCGGGGGTCACCCCCTCGGGCGTCGTCGGCGGGCTGATTCTCATCCCGCTCGGCATCACCGTCGGCGCGCTCGCGGGCGGGTTCTACGGGGCCATCCCGGGTGCGTTGAAGGCCTACGCCGACGCCAACGAGGTCATCACGACCATCATGCTCAACTTCATCGCGGCGCGCGTGGCGTTCGTCCTCGTCGACGAGTTCTTCAAGAACCCCGACAGCCAGGTCGTCGAGACGACGCCCATCCCCGACTTCGGGCTGCTCCTCCCCGTCTCGTCGTTCCTGCCGTTCGGCTTCCCGCAGGGCGGTGACTTCTCGCTCATCGCACTCGTCTTCGGACTCGTCCTCGTGGGTGTGCTCTACTTCGTCATCGAGCGCACCTCCTTCGGCTACGACCTGCGGACGAGCGGCCAACAGCCCGATGCCGCCGAGTACGGCGGCGTCGACGCCAAGCGAACCACGGTCACGTCGATGGCACTCTCGGGTGCCATCGGCGGCATCGGCGGTGCGGTCTGGGTACTGATGGTCGTCGGCCGCTGGCAGACGGGCGTTCCCGCCTTCGGCTTCGACGGCATCACCGTCTCCATCCTCGCGGGCAACAACCCGCTCGGCGTGGTTCCGGCGGCACTGCTGTTCGGGACTCTCAAGAGCGGGTCGCTCGCGGTCCAGTTCCAGACGGGCGTCCCGAAACAGCTCGTGGGCGTCCTCCGCGGGCTGATCATCCTGTTCGTCGCTATGCCGGAGTTCTTCCGCATGATCGGCACGCGCGTCGTCGACCTGAGCGGCGACGACGACACGGCCGTCGCGGCCGACGGCGGGACCGTCGACGACGACGCTTCCGTCGAGGGAGGTGCGGACGATGAGTGAGACGGAGAACCCGCTCGCGTCCCTCAGCTACCGGCAGGGTATCGCCGCGGGGACGGTCGGCGTCTTCGCGCTCGTCGCGGTCGCGGGGCTGCTCTTCCCCGGCAGCATCGCCGCGGAGCTGTTCCGCATCATCACGAGCGAGAGTACGCTGAGTTCGGCGCTGCGGCTCGCCGTCCCCATCGTCTTCGCGGCACTCGGCGGCATCTTCGCCGAGAAGAGCGGCGTCATCAACATCGGACTGGAGGGGCTGCTCATCATCTCGGCGTTCACGGGCGTGCTCGTCACCGACATCGTCGGCGTGGGGCAGTCGGTGCTCTTCGTCGACGCGGTCTGGGTCGGCTTCCTCGCCGGGATCGTCGCCAGCACGCTGTTCTCGCTGCTCTTCGCCATCGTCTGCAT
Protein-coding sequences here:
- a CDS encoding ABC transporter permease, giving the protein MSGSDSQGGVKGALERLVGLSGVERLLISVAALVLAVLVGGALVLVSGRVATCEAAAATYFGVGFCYDPIQVYLVLFNGALGGLFALNDPAVFNPNWSLFNFGLALTLKETTLLVFTGLSVAVAFRAGLFNIGTQGQLLIGALTTGIVVFYASGVTPSGVVGGLILIPLGITVGALAGGFYGAIPGALKAYADANEVITTIMLNFIAARVAFVLVDEFFKNPDSQVVETTPIPDFGLLLPVSSFLPFGFPQGGDFSLIALVFGLVLVGVLYFVIERTSFGYDLRTSGQQPDAAEYGGVDAKRTTVTSMALSGAIGGIGGAVWVLMVVGRWQTGVPAFGFDGITVSILAGNNPLGVVPAALLFGTLKSGSLAVQFQTGVPKQLVGVLRGLIILFVAMPEFFRMIGTRVVDLSGDDDTAVAADGGTVDDDASVEGGADDE